The Chionomys nivalis chromosome 23 unlocalized genomic scaffold, mChiNiv1.1 SUPER_23_unloc_1, whole genome shotgun sequence genome contains the following window.
GGTCGCCTCACTCCGTCCCCTCGGGGAGGCCCCTTCAACCCCGGTTCTGGGggtccccttcctgcctcctccccctcaTCTTTCGATGGGCCATCTCCTCCTGACACCCGCGCTGGGGGCCGAGAGAAGAGCCTGTATCACGGCGGAGCCCTCCCCCCTGCCCACCACCATCCAcctcaccatcaccatcatcacgcCCCACCTCCGcagccccaccatcaccatgCACACCCTCCTCACCCAccggagatggagacaggaggttcTCCCGACGATCCCCCACCTCGACTGGCCCTGGGACCCCAACCCAGCCTTCGAGGCTGGCGGGGCGGAGGACCCAGCCCGACCTCGGGGGCCCCATCACCTTCCCACCACAGCAGTAGCGGAGGCAGCAGCGGCCCCACTCAGGCTCCCGCCCTGCGCTACTTCCAGCTGCCCCCCAGGGCGGCCAGTGCAGCTATGTATGTGCCTGCCCGCACGGGCCGCGGTCGCAAGGGCCCACTGGTCAAGCAGACCAAAGTGGAAGGCGAGCCCCAGAAGGGCAGCCTCGCTCCCGCGTCCTCCCCAACATCCCCAGCGTTGCCGCGGCCTGAACCACCTCCGGCTGGGCCATCGGAGAAAAATTCCATCCCCATCCCTACAATCATCATCAAAGCCCCATCCACCAGTAGCAGCGGGCGCAGCAGCCAGGGGAGCAGCACAGAGGCTGAGCCCCCGACCCAGCCCGACGGCGCGGGTGGCGGCGGATCCTCGCCCAGCCCTGCGCCTGCCACGTCCCCGGTGCCGGCGTCTCCGTCGCCCGTGCCCACCCCTGGGTCGCCCAGCGGCCCAGCAACCCTGGACTTCACCAGCCAGTTTGGAGCAGCCCTGGTGGGCGCGgcacggagggagggaggctggcaGAACGAAGCCCGGCGGCGGTCCACGCTGTTCCTGTCCACCGATGCGGGAGATGAGGATGGAGGCGACAGCGGGCTGGGCCCGGGGGCTCCCCCAGGTCCCCGGCTGCGGCACTCCAAATCCATTGATGAAGGCATGTTCTCCGCCGAGCCGTACCTCCGGCTAGAGTCAGGGGGCAGCAGCGGGGGCTATGGGGCCTACGCAGCCGGCAGTCGAGCCTACGGGGGCAGTGGGAGCAGCAGCGCCTTCACCAGCTTCCTCCCCCCGCGGCCTCTGGTGCATCCGCTGACTGGCAAGGCCTTAGATCCCGCCTCTCCGCTGGGGCTGGCCTTGGCCGCCCGGGAGCGGGCCTTGAAGGAGTCCTCGGACGGTGGGGGCACCCCTCAGCCGCCTCCGAGACCCCCGTCGCCACGCTACGATGCCCCGCCGCCCACCCTCCACCACCACTCGCCTCACTCACCCCATTCGCCACATGCACGCCACGAGCCAGTGTTGCGCCTGTGGGGGGACCCCGCGCGCCGGGAGCTGGGGTACCGGGCAGGTCTAGGGAGTCAGGAGAAGGCCCTTCCCGCCAGTCCACCTGCAGCTCGCCGCTCCCTACTGCACCGTCTGCCCCCGTCAGCTCCAGGGGTCGGGccgctcctgctgcagctggggccGGAACCCCCAACTCCCCTTCCTGGGGTGAGCAAGGCCTGGCGCACTGCAGCCACGGAGGAGCCTGAGCGGCTGCCTCTGCACGTGCGCTTCCTTGAGAATTGCCAGGCCCGGCCTCCCCCAGCGGGCACGAGAAGGTCCTCCACTGAAGACGGGCCTGGGGTCCCACCGCCCAGCCCTCGCAGGGTCTTGCCAGCCTCTCCCACCTCTCCGCGGGGCAGTGAGGAGAACGGCCTTCCGCTGCTGGTCCTGCCGCCGCCAGCCCCTTCGGTGGATGTGGACGACGGCGAATTCCTCTTCGCGGAGCCGCTGCCTCCACCCCTGGAGTTTTCCAACAGTTTCGAAAAGCCAGAGTCGCCCCTCACGCCCGGGCCTCCCCACCCGCTGCCCgaccctccctccccagctaCCCCTCTACCTGCAGCCCCACCCCCGGCTGTGGCCGCAGCCCCTCCCACCCTGGACTCCACCGCGTCTAGCCTGACCTCTTACGACAGCGAAGTGGCCACGCTGACCCAGGGGGCTCCCGCGGCTCCCGGGGATACTCCTGCTCCAGGCCCGCCAGCTCCAGCAGCCCCAGCTCCCCCAGCCCCGCAGCCAGGCCCTGATCCTCCACCTGGCACGGATTCTGGAATTGAGGAGGTGGACAGTCGGAGCAGCAGCGATCACCCGCTGGAGACCATCAGCAGCGCGTCCACACTCAGCAGTTTGTCTGCCGAAGGAGGAGGCAACACGGGGGGCGTGGCTGGGAGCGGGCCCGGGGTGGCCAGTGGGACTGAGCTCCTGGACACCTACGTAGCCTACCTGGATGGCCAGGCCTTCGGGGGCAGTGGGACTCCTGGCCCACCATACCCCCCACAGCTCATGACTCCCTCCAAGCTCCGGGGCCGGGCGCTTGGGGCTGGTGGAAATTTGAGACCTGGTCCCAGTGGGGGACTCCGAGATCCTGTCACCCCCACCAGCCCCACGGTCTCTGTGACCGGAGCTGGAACAGATGGGCTTCTGGCCTTGAGTGCTTGCTCAGGACCCTCGACGGCAGGTGTGGCAGGAGGTTCCGTGGCGGTTGAGCCAGAAGTCCCGCCTGTACCTTTGCCCACTGCCTCGTCCTTGCCTCGGAAGCTGCTACCATGGGAGGAGGGTCCGGGACCTCCACCACCGCCCCTGCCGGGGCCCCTGTCCCAGCCTCAGGCCTCTGCCTTGGCCACGGTCAAAGCCAGCATCATCAGCGAACTCAGCTCGAAGCTCCAGCAGTTTGGTGGGTCTTCTGCCGCGGGAGGAGCTCTGCCTTGGGCTCGGGGAGGCAGCGGGGGCAGCACAGACAGCCACCACGGAGGAGCCAGTTACATCCCAGAGAGGACCTCCTCCCTGCAGCGGCAGAGGTGAGCAGAGATCTGTAACTGGCGGGTGGCTACGGCAGGTGCTGGAGCCCAAGGTCCCCAAAGAGCCTCGGAGTTACAGAAAACAAACTGGGCTGTCTTGCAGGAATCGGACCTCTAAGAAGCACACTTTCAGCTCCATGGTCACCATAACCCATGGCCCAAGATGAATGgctacatgtttttattttgtttttgatggtcctggggatcaaacctagggcttcagGCATGCTAAACAAGTGCCCCACTATTGAGCCATggtcccagcccctcactgggagtcTAGTCAGGGGTTCTACCTCCAAATCACACCCTGACCTCTTACTGGGGGACTGTAGGCACGGGTTCAACCACTGAGCAAAGCCCCCAGCCTTCTTCTTATGTTTTGAGTCAGGACCTGGTTAAGTTGCtttggctggccttaaactctgtTTAGAGTTCAAAAACCAAGTTTAGATTTCTAATCCtcgtgcctcagcctcctcagtaaCTGGAATGACAGACCTATACATCCCCAAGCCTAGATACAAACTATCAACAGCAAAACTACATTAACTAAAGGTGTCTGTGTGgctcttcacagtgcctacttgcAAGGGATTGAGGCAGAACTTAACTTGAGCCACTGCCGTCAACATGATGGAGGAGGGCAGGGCATCTTTGGGGAACCCAGCTCCCTCTAGATAGGATGATATGGGCCCAGCTGTCACTCCTCAGATACTCCTTCTTTGTGGTCTCTTTGAAGCCATGACCCATTCTCACAATGGCTAGAAAGCAATCCCATCTTTAACTCAGATGCACGGAGGAGAGTTTGAAATACTTCTTATCCGTCTACAGTGCACTGCGATTCTGTCCCCTGTATCTAACAATCCAGGGTGGATTTAGCAAGCTGCGGAGATAAGAAACAATTCACTCATTGTCCTTCAGGGTTGGGTGGGAGGGTGCTGCAGGTAGGCATCAGTGCATGGATTGGATGTTTAGCACAGCAATGTGCCctctggagaaggggaggggcacAGTGAACATTTCAAGCCAGACCCAGAGCGCATCTTGCTACTAGTTTATTAAGGCTCAGATGCCacactgggggactctaggcaggggctctaccactgagccacaccccagctagACAGTAGGCACAATAATAACAGCTACCCTCACAAAACAATCCACGAATTGGTTGGTTACAGATCTCTCAGAGGTCCCCAGGCCGTGTGGGGAACAGTTAGCCACCCCGTGGGAATAGCTAGTTCAAAGGCCCTGCTGTGTGGCCATGTCGAAGGGAGCTCAAGGGATGAGGGGACCTTTTTCTCcccttgtttcttctctcttcacctccctctcttcacctctctctctctgttctctgtccCCAACCCCTTCCATCTCTTTCCCCCTTGAATACCCaccctcttttttgtttgtttgtttgtttgttttgttttgttttgtttctgtctccctgtcttcCACTCTGCTATGACTGACCATAACCAAAAAAGGCAGTATAGAGTAGTGGTTAAGAGCTCAGACTTTGGTGACTTCTAACTGGGCTCTGCCACTCCCTGGCTGTGTGTCCTTAGGCAAGTTTCTTAAGCTCTCTGTGCTCTTGATGATAATAGTAACCTTCCACCAGGGATGTTGGGGATTAAATTGAGATGAGATTCAGAAAGCCTTTAGAGCAATGCCTGACACACATGAGCTGCAGCAAGTGGTGGCGGGTGTTATTGCTATCACTTAATGgttctttttcttccatctctcttGGCTATCACCCTCTCCCTGTCCTATTTCTTGCCCTTCACTTCTCTCCTGACATTCATCTGACCCTCCCTTACCACCACCCATCTTCTCCATCTCTGCCCCTACCCTTGTGTCTCTCCCTCTGAATCATGACTTCTGCCTCTTGCCCTCAACTCTTCCCCCCAAACCCTTCTCCCTTACCCCTGgtcccctaccccccaccccttGTCACATTCCAGGCTCTCCGAAGACTCCCAGACCTCTCTTCTATCCAAACCCAGCAGCAGCATCTTTCAGAATTGGCCTAAACCCCCTCTGCCTCCACTCCCCACCGGATCTGGGGTCTCCTCCTCAACAGCTGCAGCCCCAGGAGCTACATCACCTTCAGCCTCACCCGCCTCAGCTTCCACCCGACACCTGCAGGGCGTGGAATTTGAGATGCGGCCTCCGTTGCTCCGCCGGGCACCCAGCCCCTCGCTGCTGCCTGCCTCGGATCACAAGGTCAGCCCAGCGCCCAGGCCCTCTTCTTTGCCCATCCTGCCTTCAGGACCCCTCTACCCGGGCATCTTTGACATCCGTAGCTCCCCGACCGGAGGGGCAGGAGGCTCGGCTGACCCTTTTGCTCCAGTCTTTGTACCACCACACCCCGGGATGTCTGGCGGTCTCGGAGGAGCCTTGTCGGGAGCCTCTCGCTCTCTGTCACCCACCCGCCTGCTCTCGCTGCCCCCGGACAAGCCATTTGGCGCGAAGCCTCTCGGATTCTGGACCAAGTTTGACGTCGCCGATTGGCTGGAGTGGCTGGGCTTATCAGAGCACAGAGCCCAGTTCCTGGACCACGAGATTGATGGCTCCCACCTGCCCGCCTTGACCAAGGAGGACTATGTGGACCTGGGCGTGACCAGGGTGGGCCACCGAATGAACATTGACCGGGCTCTCAAATTTTTCCTGGAGAGGTGATGGCTGGCCTGGACGGACCAACCCGTCCATAGGACCCTTCAGCCCGCTGACCTCTTGACCTCTGACCCCTCTGACCATCattctctccccaccctctcaGGGGGCCAGGGATTCTGCTAAAACTGTGCCCTGCCCCGTCTCCCCAGGCCTGACTGAGGTCCCCGGATGGACCGGATGCAGGCCAGACACTGGCACCTCACAAGAGGTGGGCAGCTGACACTGGGCTGCAAGTGGTGTAAGGGGGGGGTATGATTAGAAAATGACACGGGGTactgaggaggaggaaaaggtcgACTGAGGGGGACAGAGCCATAGAGGGTCAGCCCAGAGCCTGACCGGATGGGGGCTGCCCCCCAGGCCGCAGGGGAAGATTGCCCTCCTATTCCATCACCTGCGCCCCTCTAATAACCCTTTCCACCTGTCCAGGCCcctcagcctccccctccccctgcctcttGCTTGCCGGCTCCGCACCCTGGCTGCAGTTTTGCACAAGCTTGTCCCCTTGGCTGTCTTGA
Protein-coding sequences here:
- the Shank1 gene encoding SH3 and multiple ankyrin repeat domains protein 1 isoform X2, which gives rise to MTHSPATSEDEERHSASECPEGASESDSSPDGPGRGPQGIRGRGSGAPGNLASTRGLQGRSMSVPDDAHFSMMVFRIGIPDLHQTKCLRFNPDATIWTAKQQVLCALSESLQDVLNYGLFQPATSGRDANFLEEERLLREYPQSFEKGVPYLEFRYKTRVYKQTNLDEKQLAKLHTKTGLKKFLEYVQLGTSDKVARLLDKGLDPNYHDSDSGETPLTLAAQTEGSVEVIRTLCLGGAHIDFRARDGMTALHKAACARHCLALTALLDLGGSPNYKDRRGLTPLFHTAMVGGDPRCCELLLYNRAQLGIADENGWQEIHQACQRGHSQHLEHLLFYGAEPGAQNASGNTALHICALYNKETCARILLYRGANKDVKNNNGQTPFQVAVIAGNFELGELIRNHREQDVVPFQESPKYAARRRGPPGAGLTVPPALLRANSDTSMALPDWMVFSAPGASSSGTPGPTSGPQGQSQPSAPSTKLSSGTLRSASSPRGARARSPSRGRHPEDTKRQPRGRPSSSGTPREGPAGGTGGSGGPGGSLGSRGRRRKLYSAVPGRSFMAVKSYQAQGEGEISLSKGEKIKVLSIGEGGFWEGQVKGRVGWFPSDCLEEVANRSQEGRQESRSDKAKRLFRHYTVGSYDSFDAPSLIDGIDSGSDYIIKEKTVLLQKKDSEGFGFVLRGAKAQTPIEEFTPTPAFPALQYLESVDEGGVAWRAGLRMGDFLIEVNGQNVVKVGHRQVVNMIRQGGNTLMVKVVMVTRHPDMDEAVHKKASQQAKRLPPPAISLRSKSMTSELEEMEYEQQPAPVPSMEKKRTVYQMALNKLDEILAAAQQTISASESPGPGGLASLGKHRPKGFFATESSFDPHHRSQPSYDRPSFLPPGPGLMLRQKSIGAAEDDRPYLAPPAMKFSRSLSVPGSEDIPPPPTTSPPEPPYSTPPAPSSSGRLTPSPRGGPFNPGSGGPLPASSPSSFDGPSPPDTRAGGREKSLYHGGALPPAHHHPPHHHHHHAPPPQPHHHHAHPPHPPEMETGGSPDDPPPRLALGPQPSLRGWRGGGPSPTSGAPSPSHHSSSGGSSGPTQAPALRYFQLPPRAASAAMYVPARTGRGRKGPLVKQTKVEGEPQKGSLAPASSPTSPALPRPEPPPAGPSEKNSIPIPTIIIKAPSTSSSGRSSQGSSTEAEPPTQPDGAGGGGSSPSPAPATSPVPASPSPVPTPGSPSGPATLDFTSQFGAALVGAARREGGWQNEARRRSTLFLSTDAGDEDGGDSGLGPGAPPGPRLRHSKSIDEGMFSAEPYLRLESGGSSGGYGAYAAGSRAYGGSGSSSAFTSFLPPRPLVHPLTGKALDPASPLGLALAARERALKESSDGGGTPQPPPRPPSPRYDAPPPTLHHHSPHSPHSPHARHEPVLRLWGDPARRELGYRAGLGSQEKALPASPPAARRSLLHRLPPSAPGVGPLLLQLGPEPPTPLPGVSKAWRTAATEEPERLPLHVRFLENCQARPPPAGTRRSSTEDGPGVPPPSPRRVLPASPTSPRGSEENGLPLLVLPPPAPSVDVDDGEFLFAEPLPPPLEFSNSFEKPESPLTPGPPHPLPDPPSPATPLPAAPPPAVAAAPPTLDSTASSLTSYDSEVATLTQGAPAAPGDTPAPGPPAPAAPAPPAPQPGPDPPPGTDSGIEEVDSRSSSDHPLETISSASTLSSLSAEGGGNTGGVAGSGPGVASGTELLDTYVAYLDGQAFGGSGTPGPPYPPQLMTPSKLRGRALGAGGNLRPGPSGGLRDPVTPTSPTVSVTGAGTDGLLALSACSGPSTAGVAGGSVAVEPEVPPVPLPTASSLPRKLLPWEEGPGPPPPPLPGPLSQPQASALATVKASIISELSSKLQQFGGSSAAGGALPWARGGSGGSTDSHHGGASYIPERTSSLQRQRLSEDSQTSLLSKPSSSIFQNWPKPPLPPLPTGSGVSSSTAAAPGATSPSASPASASTRHLQGVEFEMRPPLLRRAPSPSLLPASDHKVSPAPRPSSLPILPSGPLYPGIFDIRSSPTGGAGGSADPFAPVFVPPHPGMSGGLGGALSGASRSLSPTRLLSLPPDKPFGAKPLGFWTKFDVADWLEWLGLSEHRAQFLDHEIDGSHLPALTKEDYVDLGVTRVGHRMNIDRALKFFLER
- the Shank1 gene encoding SH3 and multiple ankyrin repeat domains protein 1 isoform X4; this encodes MTHSPATSEDEERHSASECPEGASESDSSPDGPGRGPQGIRGRGSGAPGNLASTRGLQGRSMSVPDDAHFSMMVFRIGIPDLHQTKCLRFNPDATIWTAKQQVLCALSESLQDVLNYGLFQPATSGRDANFLEEERLLREYPQSFEKGVPYLEFRYKTRVYKQTNLDEKQLAKLHTKTGLKKFLEYVQLGTSDKVARLLDKGLDPNYHDSDSGETPLTLAAQTEGSVEVIRTLCLGGAHIDFRARDGMTALHKAACARHCLALTALLDLGGSPNYKDRRGLTPLFHTAMVGGDPRCCELLLYNRAQLGIADENGWQEIHQACQRGHSQHLEHLLFYGAEPGAQNASGNTALHICALYNKETCARILLYRGANKDVKNNNGQTPFQVAVIAGNFELGELIRNHREQDVVPFQESPKYAARRRGPPGAGLTVPPALLRANSDTSMALPDWMVFSAPGASSSGTPGPTSGPQGQSQPSAPSTKLSSGTLRSASSPRGARARSPSRGRHPEDTKRQPRGRPSSSGTPREGPAGGTGGSGGPGGSLGSRGRRRKLYSAVPGRSFMAVKSYQAQGEGEISLSKGEKIKVLSIGEGGFWEGQVKGRVGWFPSDCLEEVANRSQEGRQESRSDKAKRLFRHYTVGSYDSFDAPSLIDGIDSGSDYIIKEKTVLLQKKDSEGFGFVLRGAKAQTPIEEFTPTPAFPALQYLESVDEGGVAWRAGLRMGDFLIEVNGQNVVKVGHRQVVNMIRQGGNTLMVKVVMVTRHPDMDEAVHKKEYEQQPAPVPSMEKKRTVYQMALNKLDEILAAAQQTISASESPGPGGLASLGKHRPKGFFATESSFDPHHRSQPSYDRPSFLPPGPGLMLRQKSIGAAEDDRPYLAPPAMKFSRSLSVPGSEDIPPPPTTSPPEPPYSTPPAPSSSGRLTPSPRGGPFNPGSGGPLPASSPSSFDGPSPPDTRAGGREKSLYHGGALPPAHHHPPHHHHHHAPPPQPHHHHAHPPHPPEMETGGSPDDPPPRLALGPQPSLRGWRGGGPSPTSGAPSPSHHSSSGGSSGPTQAPALRYFQLPPRAASAAMYVPARTGRGRKGPLVKQTKVEGEPQKGSLAPASSPTSPALPRPEPPPAGPSEKNSIPIPTIIIKAPSTSSSGRSSQGSSTEAEPPTQPDGAGGGGSSPSPAPATSPVPASPSPVPTPGSPSGPATLDFTSQFGAALVGAARREGGWQNEARRRSTLFLSTDAGDEDGGDSGLGPGAPPGPRLRHSKSIDEGMFSAEPYLRLESGGSSGGYGAYAAGSRAYGGSGSSSAFTSFLPPRPLVHPLTGKALDPASPLGLALAARERALKESSDGGGTPQPPPRPPSPRYDAPPPTLHHHSPHSPHSPHARHEPVLRLWGDPARRELGYRAGLGSQEKALPASPPAARRSLLHRLPPSAPGVGPLLLQLGPEPPTPLPGVSKAWRTAATEEPERLPLHVRFLENCQARPPPAGTRRSSTEDGPGVPPPSPRRVLPASPTSPRGSEENGLPLLVLPPPAPSVDVDDGEFLFAEPLPPPLEFSNSFEKPESPLTPGPPHPLPDPPSPATPLPAAPPPAVAAAPPTLDSTASSLTSYDSEVATLTQGAPAAPGDTPAPGPPAPAAPAPPAPQPGPDPPPGTDSGIEEVDSRSSSDHPLETISSASTLSSLSAEGGGNTGGVAGSGPGVASGTELLDTYVAYLDGQAFGGSGTPGPPYPPQLMTPSKLRGRALGAGGNLRPGPSGGLRDPVTPTSPTVSVTGAGTDGLLALSACSGPSTAGVAGGSVAVEPEVPPVPLPTASSLPRKLLPWEEGPGPPPPPLPGPLSQPQASALATVKASIISELSSKLQQFGGSSAAGGALPWARGGSGGSTDSHHGGASYIPERTSSLQRQRLSEDSQTSLLSKPSSSIFQNWPKPPLPPLPTGSGVSSSTAAAPGATSPSASPASASTRHLQGVEFEMRPPLLRRAPSPSLLPASDHKVSPAPRPSSLPILPSGPLYPGIFDIRSSPTGGAGGSADPFAPVFVPPHPGMSGGLGGALSGASRSLSPTRLLSLPPDKPFGAKPLGFWTKFDVADWLEWLGLSEHRAQFLDHEIDGSHLPALTKEDYVDLGVTRVGHRMNIDRALKFFLER
- the Shank1 gene encoding SH3 and multiple ankyrin repeat domains protein 1 isoform X1, which translates into the protein MTHSPATSEDEERHSASECPEGASESDSSPDGPGRGPQGIRGRGSGAPGNLASTRGLQGRSMSVPDDAHFSMMVFRIGIPDLHQTKCLRFNPDATIWTAKQQVLCALSESLQDVLNYGLFQPATSGRDANFLEEERLLREYPQSFEKGVPYLEFRYKTRVYKQTNLDEKQLAKLHTKTGLKKFLEYVQLGTSDKVARLLDKGLDPNYHDSDSGETPLTLAAQTEGSVEVIRTLCLGGAHIDFRARDGMTALHKAACARHCLALTALLDLGGSPNYKDRRGLTPLFHTAMVGGDPRCCELLLYNRAQLGIADENGWQEIHQACQRGHSQHLEHLLFYGAEPGAQNASGNTALHICALYNKETCARILLYRGANKDVKNNNGQTPFQVAVIAGNFELGELIRNHREQDVVPFQESPKYAARRRGPPGAGLTVPPALLRANSDTSMALPDWMVFSAPGASSSGTPGPTSGPQGQSQPSAPSTKLSSGTLRSASSPRGARARSPSRGRHPEDTKRQPRGRPSSSGTPREGPAGGTGGSGGPGGSLGSRGRRRKLYSAVPGRSFMAVKSYQAQGEGEISLSKGEKIKVLSIGEGGFWEGQVKGRVGWFPSDCLEEVANRSQEGRQESRSDKAKRLFRHYTVGSYDSFDAPSLIDGIDSGSDYIIKEKTVLLQKKDSEGFGFVLRGAKAQTPIEEFTPTPAFPALQYLESVDEGGVAWRAGLRMGDFLIEVNGQNVVKVGHRQVVNMIRQGGNTLMVKVVMVTRHPDMDEAVHKKASQQAKRLPPPAISLRSKSMTSELEEMVSPWKKKIEYEQQPAPVPSMEKKRTVYQMALNKLDEILAAAQQTISASESPGPGGLASLGKHRPKGFFATESSFDPHHRSQPSYDRPSFLPPGPGLMLRQKSIGAAEDDRPYLAPPAMKFSRSLSVPGSEDIPPPPTTSPPEPPYSTPPAPSSSGRLTPSPRGGPFNPGSGGPLPASSPSSFDGPSPPDTRAGGREKSLYHGGALPPAHHHPPHHHHHHAPPPQPHHHHAHPPHPPEMETGGSPDDPPPRLALGPQPSLRGWRGGGPSPTSGAPSPSHHSSSGGSSGPTQAPALRYFQLPPRAASAAMYVPARTGRGRKGPLVKQTKVEGEPQKGSLAPASSPTSPALPRPEPPPAGPSEKNSIPIPTIIIKAPSTSSSGRSSQGSSTEAEPPTQPDGAGGGGSSPSPAPATSPVPASPSPVPTPGSPSGPATLDFTSQFGAALVGAARREGGWQNEARRRSTLFLSTDAGDEDGGDSGLGPGAPPGPRLRHSKSIDEGMFSAEPYLRLESGGSSGGYGAYAAGSRAYGGSGSSSAFTSFLPPRPLVHPLTGKALDPASPLGLALAARERALKESSDGGGTPQPPPRPPSPRYDAPPPTLHHHSPHSPHSPHARHEPVLRLWGDPARRELGYRAGLGSQEKALPASPPAARRSLLHRLPPSAPGVGPLLLQLGPEPPTPLPGVSKAWRTAATEEPERLPLHVRFLENCQARPPPAGTRRSSTEDGPGVPPPSPRRVLPASPTSPRGSEENGLPLLVLPPPAPSVDVDDGEFLFAEPLPPPLEFSNSFEKPESPLTPGPPHPLPDPPSPATPLPAAPPPAVAAAPPTLDSTASSLTSYDSEVATLTQGAPAAPGDTPAPGPPAPAAPAPPAPQPGPDPPPGTDSGIEEVDSRSSSDHPLETISSASTLSSLSAEGGGNTGGVAGSGPGVASGTELLDTYVAYLDGQAFGGSGTPGPPYPPQLMTPSKLRGRALGAGGNLRPGPSGGLRDPVTPTSPTVSVTGAGTDGLLALSACSGPSTAGVAGGSVAVEPEVPPVPLPTASSLPRKLLPWEEGPGPPPPPLPGPLSQPQASALATVKASIISELSSKLQQFGGSSAAGGALPWARGGSGGSTDSHHGGASYIPERTSSLQRQRLSEDSQTSLLSKPSSSIFQNWPKPPLPPLPTGSGVSSSTAAAPGATSPSASPASASTRHLQGVEFEMRPPLLRRAPSPSLLPASDHKVSPAPRPSSLPILPSGPLYPGIFDIRSSPTGGAGGSADPFAPVFVPPHPGMSGGLGGALSGASRSLSPTRLLSLPPDKPFGAKPLGFWTKFDVADWLEWLGLSEHRAQFLDHEIDGSHLPALTKEDYVDLGVTRVGHRMNIDRALKFFLER
- the Shank1 gene encoding SH3 and multiple ankyrin repeat domains protein 1 isoform X5; the encoded protein is MTHSPATSEDEERHSASECPEGASESDSSPDGPGRGPQGIRGRGSGAPGNLASTRGLQGRSMSVPDDAHFSMMVFRIGIPDLHQTKCLRFNPDATIWTAKQQVLCALSESLQDVLNYGLFQPATSGRDANFLEEERLLREYPQSFEKGVPYLEFRYKTRVYKQTNLDEKQLAKLHTKTGLKKFLEYVQLGTSDKVARLLDKGLDPNYHDSDSGETPLTLAAQTEGSVEVIRTLCLGGAHIDFRARDGMTALHKAACARHCLALTALLDLGGSPNYKDRRGLTPLFHTAMVGGDPRCCELLLYNRAQLGIADENGWQEIHQACQRGHSQHLEHLLFYGAEPGAQNASGNTALHICALYNKETCARILLYRGANKDVKNNNGQTPFQVAVIAGNFELGELIRNHREQDVVPFQESPKYAARRRGPPGAGLTVPPALLRANSDTSMALPDWMVFSAPGASSSGTPGPTSGPQGQSQPSAPSTKLSSGTLRSASSPRGARARSPSRGRHPEDTKRQPRGRPSSSGTPREGPAGGTGGSGGPGGSLGSRGRRRKLYSAVPGRSFMAVKSYQAQGEGEISLSKGEKIKVLSIGEGGFWEGQVKGRVGWFPSDCLEEVANRSQEGRQESRSDKAKRLFRHYTVGSYDSFDAPSLIDGIDSGSDYIIKEKTVLLQKKDSEGFGFVLRGAKAQTPIEEFTPTPAFPALQYLESVDEGGVAWRAGLRMGDFLIEVNGQNVVKVGHRQVVNMIRQGGNTLMVKVVMVTRHPDMDEAVHKKASQQAKRLPPPAISLRSKSMTSELEEMVSPWKKKIEYEQQPAPVPSMEKKRTVYQMALNKLDEILAAAQQTISASESPGPGGLASLGKHRPKGFFATESSFDPHHRSQPSYDRPSFLPPGPGLMLRQKSIGAAEDDRPYLAPPAMKFSRSLSVPGSEDIPPPPTTSPPEPPYSTPPAPSSSGRLTPSPRGGPFNPGSGGPLPASSPSSFDGPSPPDTRAGGREKSLYHGGALPPAHHHPPHHHHHHAPPPQPHHHHAHPPHPPEMETGGSPDDPPPRLALGPQPSLRGWRGGGPSPTSGAPSPSHHSSSGGSSGPTQAPALRYFQLPPRAASAAMYVPARTGRGRKGPLVKQTKVEGEPQKGSLAPASSPTSPALPRPEPPPAGPSEKNSIPIPTIIIKAPSTSSSGRSSQGSSTEAEPPTQPDGAGGGGSSPSPAPATSPVPASPSPVPTPGSPSGPATLDFTSQFGAALVGAARREGGWQNEARRRSTLFLSTDAGDEDGGDSGLGPGAPPGPRLRHSKSIDEGMFSAEPYLRLESGGSSGGYGAYAAGSRAYGGSGSSSAFTSFLPPRPLVHPLTGKALDPASPLGLALAARERALKESSDGGGTPQPPPRPPSPRYDAPPPTLHHHSPHSPHSPHARHEPVLRLWGDPARRELGYRAGLGSQEKALPASPPAARRSLLHRLPPSAPGVGPLLLQLGPEPPTPLPGVSKAWRTAATEEPERLPLHVRFLENCQARPPPAGTRRSSTEDGPGVPPPSPRRVLPASPTSPRGSEENGLPLLVLPPPAPSVDVDDGEFLFAEPLPPPLEFSNSFEKPESPLTPGPPHPLPDPPSPATPLPAAPPPAVAAAPPTLDSTASSLTSYDSEVATLTQGAPAAPGDTPAPGPPAPAAPAPPAPQPGPDPPPGTDSGIEEVDSRSSSDHPLETISSASTLSSLSAEGGGNTGGVAGSGPGVASGTELLDTYVAYLDGQAFGGSGTPGPPYPPQLMTPSKLRGRALGAGGNLRPGPSGGLRDPVTPTSPTVSVTGAGTDGLLALSACSGPSTAGVAGGSVAVEPEVPPVPLPTASSLPRKLLPWEEGPGPPPPPLPGPLSQPQASALATVKASIISELSSKLQQFGGSSAAGGALPWARGGSGGSTDSHHGGASYIPERTSSLQRQRQYRVVVKSSDFGDF